The proteins below come from a single Paludibacter jiangxiensis genomic window:
- a CDS encoding ABC transporter permease: MIKRYVNFSNLFKIALRALSNNKFRGFLTMLGIIIGVASVITMLAIGQGSKRSIQGSLSEMGSNMIFVEPGQGMMGGVRQDASSMQTLKQADYQALVDQSEYLSDITPIVSAAGQAIYGTNNTPTSMSGVNASYLNIRKYTIADGDMFTDQDIKAAAKVCVIGKTVVTNLFTNGEDPVGKVIRFKNIPMRVVGVLTEKGNNSMGQDQDDVILAPYTTVMKRISAINYFNNISASARSEAVSDSAQDEMETILRKSHKLADDADNDFRIRSQKELLTMMTSTSDMMTVLLAAIAAISLLVGGIGIMNIMYVSVTERTREIGLRMSIGARGIDILLQFLIEAILISVTGGVIGVIFGVGVSLLVKIAAGWPIFIQVYTVFLAFAVCTATGIFFGWYPARKASNLDPIEALRYE, encoded by the coding sequence ATGATTAAACGATATGTCAACTTCAGCAATTTGTTCAAGATCGCATTGCGGGCTTTGAGCAATAACAAATTCAGGGGATTCCTGACCATGCTCGGCATCATCATCGGTGTTGCTTCGGTCATCACCATGCTGGCTATCGGACAAGGTTCGAAAAGAAGCATTCAGGGCTCGTTGTCCGAAATGGGATCGAACATGATATTCGTAGAACCGGGACAGGGAATGATGGGTGGTGTTCGTCAGGATGCCAGCAGTATGCAAACCCTGAAACAGGCCGATTATCAGGCTTTGGTGGATCAAAGCGAGTATCTGTCGGATATTACTCCGATTGTGAGCGCTGCCGGCCAGGCCATTTACGGCACCAACAATACGCCGACTTCCATGTCGGGTGTGAATGCCAGCTATCTGAATATCCGTAAATACACCATTGCCGACGGCGATATGTTTACCGATCAGGATATTAAAGCGGCTGCCAAAGTATGTGTGATCGGGAAAACCGTTGTAACCAACCTTTTCACCAACGGAGAAGATCCGGTAGGAAAAGTGATCCGTTTCAAAAACATTCCGATGCGCGTGGTAGGAGTTTTGACCGAGAAAGGGAACAACTCCATGGGACAGGATCAGGATGACGTGATACTTGCACCTTATACCACGGTGATGAAACGAATTTCAGCGATCAATTATTTCAACAACATCTCGGCTTCGGCCCGTAGCGAAGCCGTATCGGACAGCGCTCAGGACGAAATGGAAACCATACTGCGGAAATCGCACAAGCTGGCCGATGATGCCGACAACGACTTCCGTATCCGGTCGCAGAAAGAGCTACTCACCATGATGACCTCCACCAGCGATATGATGACCGTGCTATTGGCTGCAATTGCCGCTATTTCGCTTCTGGTGGGCGGTATCGGCATTATGAACATCATGTACGTATCCGTCACGGAACGTACCCGCGAAATCGGCCTTCGTATGTCGATCGGAGCGCGAGGAATTGACATCCTGTTGCAATTTCTGATAGAAGCTATTCTTATTAGTGTTACCGGAGGCGTGATCGGAGTCATTTTCGGAGTCGGAGTTTCGTTGCTCGTAAAAATTGCCGCCGGATGGCCCATTTTCATTCAGGTATATACCGTCTTTCTTGCATTCGCAGTATGTACGGCAACCGGCATCTTCTTCGGATGGTATCCTGCCCGGAAAGCATCTAATCTCGATCCGATAGAAGCATTAAGATATGAATAA
- a CDS encoding TolC family protein, producing MFPTKIILGLLIGIGCSLQLSAQQKPAQWDLKSCIDYALKNNIQIQKSKIGVSDAKVDLLTAKAAQLPSLDASVSQTFTNSRIAGLSGSYHNNSNVAGRYSVSSSMTLWNGGRISKNIEQQGLQVQLQELSSSSTENDITTAITQAYLNVLYANEAVKIGKQTVESSEAQLKRAKQLLDAGSTAMNDYAQVETQLSSDKYSLTSSQNTLDQAKLTLKQLLELDINEELNIAFPDIKDEEVLQPVADKSQIYNTALSSRPEIKSGQMNIKVAQLSLDKSKAAYYPTVSLSGSIGTGNIYNSNEKFTTQLSNSLAQSLGVTVSIPIFNNRQNKSAVEKAEYAIKNAQLDYTAAQKTLLKNIETTYQDVISSQSRYVSAKDKVKSSEISYSLINDQFNLGMKNTVELLNAKNTYQSAQMELLQAKFSAVLNLKLLNFYQNIPIQ from the coding sequence ATGTTTCCAACAAAAATTATTCTGGGCTTGTTGATCGGCATCGGCTGCTCGCTACAGCTTTCTGCTCAACAAAAACCCGCTCAGTGGGATCTGAAAAGTTGCATCGACTATGCGTTGAAAAACAACATTCAGATTCAGAAATCGAAAATCGGGGTTTCGGATGCCAAAGTGGATCTTCTGACCGCAAAAGCAGCGCAACTTCCTTCGCTCGATGCTTCCGTTTCCCAAACGTTCACCAATAGCAGGATAGCCGGTCTCAGCGGTTCGTACCACAATAACAGTAACGTGGCCGGCCGGTACTCCGTCAGTTCGTCGATGACGCTGTGGAATGGTGGCAGAATCTCCAAAAATATCGAACAACAGGGCTTGCAGGTGCAATTGCAGGAACTATCGTCTTCGTCTACCGAAAACGACATTACAACAGCCATCACACAAGCTTATCTCAACGTATTGTATGCCAACGAAGCCGTAAAAATCGGAAAGCAAACCGTAGAATCGTCGGAAGCTCAGCTTAAACGCGCCAAACAGTTGCTGGATGCCGGCTCTACTGCCATGAACGATTATGCTCAGGTGGAAACGCAGTTGAGTAGCGACAAATATTCACTCACGTCTTCTCAAAACACGCTCGATCAGGCCAAACTGACGTTAAAACAGTTGTTGGAACTGGATATAAATGAGGAACTGAATATTGCTTTCCCCGACATCAAAGACGAAGAAGTATTACAGCCTGTTGCCGACAAAAGCCAGATTTACAATACTGCCCTTTCAAGCCGTCCCGAAATTAAGAGTGGCCAGATGAATATCAAAGTAGCACAACTATCGCTCGACAAAAGCAAAGCTGCTTATTATCCCACGGTATCTCTTTCGGGAAGCATCGGAACCGGTAATATTTACAATAGCAACGAAAAGTTTACCACTCAACTAAGCAACAGCCTTGCACAGAGTCTGGGCGTAACTGTAAGCATTCCCATTTTCAACAACCGCCAAAACAAATCAGCAGTTGAAAAAGCCGAGTATGCCATCAAAAACGCACAACTCGACTATACGGCAGCTCAAAAAACATTGCTAAAAAACATCGAAACGACCTATCAGGATGTTATTTCATCGCAAAGCCGTTATGTATCGGCTAAAGACAAGGTGAAATCGTCGGAAATCAGCTACTCACTTATTAATGATCAGTTCAATCTGGGAATGAAAAACACGGTGGAATTGCTCAACGCTAAAAACACCTACCAGTCTGCTCAAATGGAGTTGTTACAGGCAAAATTCTCAGCGGTACTCAATCTTAAATTATTGAACTTCTACCAAAACATTCCTATACAATAA
- a CDS encoding LytR/AlgR family response regulator transcription factor, translating to MINCLIVDDEPLALDLIESYVRKTPFLNLVGRCNNAIAAMEAIHGGGIDLLFLDIQMPELNGLELSKMISDKTKVIFTTAFQQYALDGYKVNALDYLLKPISYQEFLQAANKAAKLFNLLRNQSNGEAGNDSIFVKTEYKLVQIFLNDILYVEGLKDYVKIYLESATEPILSLMSMKSVEERLPPDKFMRVHRSFIVQLDKIKTIERNRIVFGKIHIPISDSYKDHFMEFLNKRFFA from the coding sequence ATGATTAACTGCCTGATAGTTGATGACGAACCGCTCGCGCTGGATTTGATAGAAAGCTATGTACGCAAAACGCCGTTTCTCAATCTTGTAGGTCGTTGCAACAATGCCATTGCTGCGATGGAAGCTATCCATGGCGGTGGTATTGATTTGCTTTTTCTGGACATTCAAATGCCGGAACTCAACGGACTGGAGCTCTCGAAAATGATCAGCGACAAAACCAAGGTCATTTTCACTACCGCCTTTCAGCAATATGCCCTGGACGGCTATAAGGTCAATGCGCTCGATTATCTGCTAAAGCCGATCAGTTATCAGGAATTTCTGCAAGCGGCCAACAAAGCAGCCAAATTATTCAACCTGCTCCGCAACCAATCCAACGGTGAAGCCGGCAACGATTCCATCTTCGTCAAAACCGAATATAAACTGGTACAGATATTCCTCAACGACATTCTCTACGTTGAAGGATTGAAAGATTACGTGAAGATTTATCTCGAAAGCGCTACCGAACCTATCTTGTCGTTAATGAGCATGAAATCGGTTGAAGAACGCCTTCCGCCTGATAAATTCATGCGGGTTCACCGGTCGTTTATCGTTCAGCTCGACAAGATAAAAACCATCGAACGCAACCGCATCGTCTTCGGCAAAATCCACATCCCCATCTCCGATTCTTACAAAGATCATTTCATGGAATTCCTCAACAAACGTTTTTTTGCTTAA
- a CDS encoding aspartate/glutamate racemase family protein, with translation MTQNNPVTIGIVGGIGPESTVEYYKGIINGYRSVSNDDNYPRIIINSINMTEMLSLIDNKDYSGVADLLLRSVISLKNAGATVAAIASNTPHVVFDRIQALSPIPLISIVEATCNRAVQLKLKNVLLIGTRFTMQHSFYQDVFAHSGINVIVPPAKDQETIHNIIFPELEEGIVIPEKKAEMIALCNQIIENESCDGIILGCTELPLMLSSKDFRIAVLDTAQIHIPSLVERLSGK, from the coding sequence ATGACACAAAATAACCCGGTAACTATCGGGATTGTGGGTGGTATCGGTCCCGAATCAACCGTTGAATATTACAAAGGAATTATCAACGGTTACCGTTCCGTATCAAACGACGATAACTATCCACGCATTATCATCAACAGCATCAACATGACCGAAATGTTGTCGCTGATCGATAACAAAGACTATTCAGGAGTGGCCGATCTATTACTCAGGTCGGTCATTTCTTTGAAAAACGCCGGAGCAACGGTGGCTGCCATTGCTTCAAATACTCCGCATGTCGTTTTCGACAGAATTCAGGCACTCTCCCCTATTCCACTCATCAGTATTGTTGAAGCCACCTGCAATCGTGCCGTCCAATTGAAATTGAAAAACGTCCTGCTGATAGGCACACGATTCACCATGCAGCACTCTTTTTATCAGGATGTGTTTGCACACAGCGGCATCAACGTCATTGTGCCTCCCGCAAAAGATCAGGAAACGATTCACAATATTATTTTCCCCGAACTGGAAGAAGGTATTGTCATTCCCGAAAAGAAGGCCGAAATGATTGCTCTCTGTAATCAGATTATCGAAAATGAATCCTGCGACGGCATCATACTCGGATGCACAGAGCTTCCGCTGATGCTTAGCAGCAAAGACTTCCGCATTGCAGTACTGGACACTGCTCAAATTCACATACCGTCGCTTGTAGAAAGATTATCCGGCAAGTAA
- a CDS encoding sensor histidine kinase — protein MNDSRHFRVDMYFGYFVYIGAFSIVFYLNYLYLINKFLFDQNTVRFIIANTLLIVVCSLLLYWYRTVEFAHMWHGPMQGRMHIPRPPDPFLFRDVTSLVLSVGLSVAIRVTGKWYKTETERKEMEKDRYETELKNLKNQLNPHFLFNTLNNIYSLIPVHPEQAQDTVHRLSHLLRYVLYENNDNFVPIDKEIDFLKSYIELMSLRLSEQVKLTTEFNIESGNDRIAPMLFISLVENAFKHGISPINQSFVHISITSKEGQEVVCTVENSNFPKNIQDKSGSGIGQENLRKRLDLLYPNHHNLCLENRGDTYFAQLQIKF, from the coding sequence ATGAATGACAGCCGTCATTTCAGAGTGGACATGTATTTTGGGTATTTTGTTTATATAGGAGCATTTTCTATCGTGTTCTATCTGAATTATTTATACCTGATAAACAAATTCCTGTTTGATCAGAATACCGTTCGGTTCATTATTGCAAATACGCTTCTAATAGTTGTTTGCTCTTTACTGCTGTACTGGTATCGCACCGTTGAATTTGCCCATATGTGGCATGGTCCGATGCAAGGCAGAATGCACATACCACGTCCCCCCGATCCGTTTTTGTTCAGAGACGTTACCTCTCTCGTTCTTTCTGTGGGGCTTAGCGTGGCGATTCGGGTGACCGGCAAATGGTACAAAACCGAAACAGAGCGCAAAGAAATGGAAAAAGACCGCTACGAGACGGAACTAAAGAACCTGAAGAACCAGTTGAACCCTCATTTCTTGTTCAATACGCTCAACAACATCTACTCGCTCATTCCGGTTCATCCGGAACAGGCGCAGGATACAGTTCACAGGTTAAGCCACTTACTGCGTTATGTTTTATACGAAAACAACGACAATTTTGTGCCAATCGACAAAGAGATTGACTTTTTGAAAAGCTACATCGAGCTCATGTCGTTGCGTCTGTCGGAGCAGGTGAAACTGACAACCGAGTTCAACATAGAATCGGGCAACGACCGGATAGCTCCCATGCTCTTTATCTCATTGGTAGAAAACGCATTTAAGCACGGAATCAGTCCTATTAATCAGTCTTTTGTTCACATCAGCATAACATCCAAAGAAGGTCAGGAAGTGGTTTGCACCGTAGAAAACAGCAACTTCCCCAAAAACATTCAGGATAAAAGCGGTTCGGGCATTGGACAGGAAAATCTCAGGAAACGGCTTGACTTGCTTTATCCTAACCATCACAATCTTTGCCTCGAAAACAGAGGCGACACATACTTTGCGCAACTACAAATTAAATTTTAA
- a CDS encoding FAD:protein FMN transferase, producing MASSLLYKAQTRWLFHAHIKLKLSAFWDESVFDELFAVMESVNERYNSYSEGSFIDQINRQAGSFVNTDATTATLLKHLNDLSDDLAGEYDITVMPLIRLWGFYKTSAWRIPSDDEIRAALSQVGYRRIQIEDTKVAIEKGQEIITGSFVKAFAVDQVTKLMRTTGITDAIINAGGSSICAINNDSHPHWQVEVNDAEDEDNTLFLLQLANECYSTSSNENTFLEIEGKRYGHIISPKTGYPSENRQVGIISQDALTGDVLSTGLFNCDKETFLRRMEFLSDKYGVEGFLMDKNGDTIFSRNFEKYIIR from the coding sequence ATGGCGTCATCGCTGCTCTACAAAGCCCAAACACGCTGGCTGTTTCATGCTCACATCAAATTGAAACTATCGGCATTTTGGGACGAATCGGTATTTGATGAGTTGTTTGCAGTGATGGAATCCGTCAACGAACGCTATAATTCATATTCCGAAGGCTCATTTATAGACCAGATCAACCGGCAGGCCGGATCATTTGTCAATACCGACGCCACCACAGCAACATTACTAAAGCACCTGAACGATCTGTCCGATGATCTGGCGGGCGAATACGACATTACCGTAATGCCGCTGATCCGTTTGTGGGGTTTCTACAAAACATCTGCCTGGCGCATTCCTTCCGACGACGAAATTCGGGCTGCACTATCGCAGGTCGGTTACCGGCGCATCCAAATCGAAGACACAAAGGTTGCCATTGAGAAGGGACAGGAAATCATTACCGGCTCATTTGTCAAAGCTTTTGCTGTCGATCAGGTGACAAAACTGATGCGTACAACAGGTATAACCGACGCCATTATCAATGCCGGTGGCAGCAGCATCTGCGCCATCAACAACGACTCACATCCCCACTGGCAAGTAGAAGTAAACGATGCAGAAGATGAAGACAACACTCTCTTTTTGCTACAACTTGCCAATGAATGCTATTCCACTTCTTCGAACGAAAACACTTTTCTTGAAATAGAGGGGAAACGCTACGGCCATATTATAAGTCCGAAAACCGGCTATCCTTCCGAAAACCGTCAGGTAGGTATCATCAGTCAGGATGCGCTTACCGGCGATGTTCTTTCAACCGGACTTTTCAATTGCGACAAAGAAACATTTCTCCGGAGAATGGAATTCCTTTCCGACAAATACGGTGTAGAAGGGTTCCTGATGGACAAAAACGGCGATACGATTTTCTCCCGCAACTTTGAAAAATATATTATCCGCTAA
- a CDS encoding efflux RND transporter periplasmic adaptor subunit — MNKRTKIWIGIAAILVLILIGFFTCKKEKQQPSVPETAKVAMGTISASVTATGTVSPIKTITVGTQVSGTISKIYVDYNSVVKRGQVLAEIDKTVLNSTYESALTDLNVNKTQMDYQEKNFNRIKDLYAKQAVSKTDYETAEYNYNTAKLNYKRSQSDVIKAKTNLNYATIVSPIDGIVLSRAVDEGQTVAASFNTPTLFTITNNLNEMQVLANVDEADIGQVKEGQKVSFTVDAFPNDVFSGVVTQVRLEATTTSNVVTYKVVIKASNPDLKLKPGLTASVNIYTMEKNDVLVIPNKALNYSPTGKRVNKTGGSEKQVWIKQPNGSKAVKIMIGSTDATHTEVLSGLKAGDEVIVGEKMAITMPGAEAKSEGASPFMPKRPGSESRRPKTAN; from the coding sequence ATGAACAAGAGAACAAAAATATGGATTGGCATCGCAGCCATACTCGTGTTGATCCTGATCGGATTTTTTACCTGTAAAAAGGAGAAACAGCAACCGTCGGTTCCGGAAACAGCGAAAGTGGCCATGGGAACAATATCTGCATCGGTAACTGCCACCGGAACTGTCTCCCCGATCAAAACCATTACCGTGGGTACACAGGTATCGGGAACTATCTCGAAAATTTACGTCGACTACAACTCGGTTGTAAAACGGGGACAGGTATTGGCTGAAATTGACAAAACCGTTCTTAACTCGACTTACGAAAGCGCCCTTACCGACCTGAATGTCAACAAGACACAGATGGATTATCAGGAAAAGAACTTCAACCGTATCAAAGATCTTTATGCCAAACAGGCGGTCAGCAAAACAGATTACGAAACGGCTGAGTACAATTACAACACGGCAAAACTGAATTACAAACGGTCGCAATCGGATGTGATCAAGGCCAAAACCAACCTCAACTATGCCACCATCGTATCGCCGATTGACGGAATCGTTCTCTCACGTGCTGTCGATGAAGGCCAGACAGTTGCAGCCAGCTTCAACACACCGACACTGTTCACCATTACCAACAACCTGAACGAAATGCAGGTACTGGCTAACGTTGACGAAGCCGATATCGGACAGGTAAAAGAAGGCCAAAAAGTATCGTTTACCGTAGATGCATTTCCCAATGATGTATTCTCTGGTGTAGTTACTCAAGTCCGTCTCGAAGCCACCACCACTTCTAATGTGGTAACCTACAAAGTAGTAATTAAAGCTTCCAATCCTGATCTGAAACTCAAACCGGGTCTGACCGCCAGTGTGAATATCTACACGATGGAGAAAAACGACGTACTGGTTATTCCGAATAAAGCGCTCAATTACAGTCCGACCGGAAAGAGAGTCAACAAAACGGGCGGTAGCGAAAAACAGGTATGGATTAAACAGCCTAACGGATCGAAAGCCGTTAAGATTATGATCGGTTCTACAGATGCCACTCACACCGAAGTCCTCAGTGGACTGAAAGCCGGTGACGAAGTAATTGTTGGCGAAAAAATGGCAATAACAATGCCTGGTGCAGAGGCCAAATCGGAAGGTGCAAGTCCGTTTATGCCCAAACGTCCTGGTAGCGAAAGCAGAAGACCAAAAACAGCAAATTAA
- a CDS encoding (4Fe-4S)-binding protein yields MDTKNIVKEYSNGEITIVWKPGLCIHSTVCWCDEEGLPAVFNPQKRPWINPNGASTGQIIAQIEKCQSGALSYYRNNNTDTKT; encoded by the coding sequence ATGGATACCAAAAACATTGTCAAAGAATATAGTAACGGAGAAATTACCATTGTATGGAAACCCGGTTTGTGTATTCATTCCACGGTTTGCTGGTGTGATGAAGAGGGTTTACCCGCTGTGTTCAACCCGCAAAAACGCCCCTGGATCAATCCGAACGGAGCATCTACCGGACAAATTATAGCGCAAATAGAAAAATGCCAGAGCGGAGCATTAAGCTATTACAGAAACAACAATACCGATACTAAAACCTAA
- a CDS encoding MaoC family dehydratase, producing MSKVIISSHQDFEPYMGKELGVSDYLKITQEQINLFADATLDHQWIHVDEKKAQTESPYKATIAHGYLTVSLLPVLWAQIVEVQNTKLLVNYGIEKLKFNQAVTVNSEVRVRATLVSAVNLRGITKAEIGVTMEIKDSNKPAFQGSVVFLYHFN from the coding sequence ATGAGCAAAGTAATTATCAGCAGCCATCAGGATTTCGAACCATACATGGGAAAAGAGCTGGGTGTATCAGACTATTTAAAAATAACTCAGGAACAAATCAATCTTTTTGCCGACGCTACACTCGACCATCAATGGATTCATGTGGACGAGAAAAAAGCGCAGACAGAAAGCCCTTATAAAGCAACTATTGCGCACGGTTATCTCACCGTATCGCTGCTTCCGGTTTTATGGGCACAAATCGTTGAAGTGCAAAACACAAAACTGCTGGTAAACTACGGTATTGAAAAACTCAAATTCAATCAGGCCGTTACTGTAAACAGCGAAGTCAGAGTTAGAGCCACTCTGGTATCGGCCGTCAACCTTCGCGGTATTACCAAAGCCGAAATCGGCGTTACAATGGAAATTAAAGACAGTAACAAACCAGCCTTTCAGGGTTCGGTAGTATTCCTTTACCATTTCAACTAA
- a CDS encoding ABC transporter ATP-binding protein has protein sequence MAKNIIEVINLKRNFIVGSETVHALRGVSFSISAGEFVTIMGTSGSGKSTLLNLLGCLDTPSEGDYKLDGISIKQMNKDERAMLRNRKIGFVFQSYNLLPKTTAVENVELPLIYNNEVSARERKRKAIESLKAVGLADRLYHKSNQMSGGQQQRVAIARALVNEPVIVLADEATGNLDTRTSFEILSLFQELNQKEGRTIIFVTHNPELASFSSRNIVLRDGLVLEDTVNNNIASAHEALQKLPKLDD, from the coding sequence ATGGCAAAGAATATCATTGAAGTAATCAACCTGAAACGCAATTTCATTGTCGGTAGCGAGACGGTACACGCCCTGCGGGGAGTCTCCTTCTCCATATCGGCCGGGGAATTTGTCACCATCATGGGTACAAGCGGTTCGGGAAAATCTACACTGCTGAATCTTCTCGGATGCCTTGACACTCCGTCCGAAGGCGATTACAAGCTCGACGGGATTTCGATCAAGCAGATGAATAAAGATGAACGGGCCATGCTTCGCAACCGCAAAATCGGCTTTGTGTTTCAGTCGTACAATCTACTGCCGAAAACCACAGCCGTAGAAAACGTGGAGCTTCCGTTGATCTACAACAACGAAGTATCGGCTCGGGAACGGAAGCGTAAAGCTATCGAATCGCTCAAAGCGGTTGGGCTGGCCGACAGGCTCTATCACAAGTCGAACCAAATGTCGGGTGGACAACAGCAACGTGTGGCCATTGCCCGTGCTTTGGTCAACGAGCCGGTGATTGTTCTGGCCGATGAAGCAACCGGGAACCTCGATACGCGTACCTCTTTTGAAATCCTTTCGCTCTTTCAGGAGTTGAACCAAAAAGAAGGACGTACAATTATTTTCGTTACGCACAACCCGGAACTGGCCTCATTCAGCAGTCGTAACATCGTACTGCGCGACGGTCTGGTTCTCGAAGACACTGTAAACAACAACATTGCTTCGGCTCACGAAGCATTACAAAAACTTCCGAAACTCGATGATTAA
- a CDS encoding thioredoxin domain-containing protein has protein sequence MQPVTYNRLAHAASPYLRQHAANPVDWFEWGEEALNKAKAENKPLLISIGYASCHWCHVMAQESFSNTAIAGLMNRHFVCIKIDREERPDIDQIYMEAAQLINGRGGWPLNAFALPDGRPFYAATYFQPHQWKELLQQLADLYETDFPKVEEAAVSLTKGLQTNPLSVTFDEETESDIILQSDYHEAFESLISQVDLLSGGFKGTPKFMLPVGWEALLQYYSLTGKKNVLSAVTYTLDSMARGGIYDQIGGGFARYSTDGQWKVPHFEKMLYDNAQLITLYAHAWQVTQKSEYKTIAEQSIAFAERELRNPEGGFYSSIDADSEHEEGKFYVWTKEEFELSLESTDPGLLSHFYHISTSGNWEKGKNILHYTVDKEEFALKNGVDPVDFENILQEANQLLFNVRSNRIRPTTDGKVITSWNALMISAYVSAYKAFGNPAYLQRATELVDFVKKYLLHDDILYRTCMDGKVSTEAFLDDYAFLADAMLSLYEVTFDIRHVQLADKLTNYVLHHFTDEEHQLFYYTSDKSEPLIARKYDYTDNVIPSSNSRMAHVLLKLGRLTDNLIYQQRAEVMLKTIGQRYIQGGAYFANWTILAGKITHPSIEIVVTGENALSEALRLQQHYLPLTVIAGGDDATLPLLKERANNKELSFYVCRNNTCGFPVHSVEEALQLLRN, from the coding sequence ATGCAACCTGTTACATACAACCGGTTGGCTCATGCAGCCAGCCCTTACCTCCGCCAACATGCGGCCAATCCTGTCGATTGGTTCGAGTGGGGAGAGGAGGCCTTAAACAAAGCAAAAGCTGAAAACAAACCCCTTTTGATCAGCATCGGTTATGCCTCGTGCCACTGGTGTCATGTGATGGCTCAGGAATCTTTCTCGAACACAGCCATTGCAGGACTCATGAACAGACACTTTGTCTGCATCAAAATAGACCGGGAGGAACGACCCGACATTGATCAGATATACATGGAAGCTGCCCAGCTTATCAACGGACGGGGAGGCTGGCCACTCAATGCCTTCGCCCTACCCGACGGACGTCCGTTTTATGCAGCCACCTATTTCCAGCCTCATCAATGGAAAGAGCTGTTGCAACAACTGGCCGACTTGTATGAAACCGATTTCCCAAAAGTAGAAGAAGCCGCTGTTTCCTTAACCAAAGGATTGCAAACAAATCCGTTGTCCGTAACTTTTGACGAAGAGACGGAATCGGATATTATTCTCCAATCCGACTATCACGAGGCATTCGAAAGCCTCATTTCTCAGGTGGATTTATTGTCCGGGGGCTTTAAGGGAACTCCTAAATTCATGCTGCCGGTGGGATGGGAAGCCCTGTTGCAATATTATTCCCTTACCGGTAAAAAAAATGTTCTGTCGGCTGTTACCTATACCCTTGATTCGATGGCCCGGGGCGGCATTTACGACCAGATAGGCGGCGGTTTTGCACGTTATTCTACAGACGGTCAATGGAAAGTGCCCCATTTTGAAAAAATGCTGTACGACAATGCGCAGTTGATTACGCTTTACGCGCATGCATGGCAGGTGACACAGAAAAGTGAATATAAAACCATTGCCGAACAATCCATTGCCTTTGCCGAAAGAGAACTCCGGAATCCGGAAGGTGGATTCTATTCCTCTATCGATGCGGACAGTGAACACGAAGAAGGCAAGTTTTATGTGTGGACAAAAGAGGAATTTGAACTTTCGTTGGAATCAACCGACCCAGGATTGCTTTCTCATTTTTATCACATTAGCACGAGCGGCAATTGGGAGAAAGGGAAAAACATCCTGCATTATACGGTGGACAAGGAGGAATTTGCGCTTAAAAACGGCGTAGATCCCGTTGATTTTGAGAACATTTTGCAAGAGGCGAACCAACTCCTGTTCAACGTACGGAGCAACCGGATACGTCCCACAACTGACGGAAAAGTGATCACTTCCTGGAATGCTCTGATGATTTCGGCTTACGTTTCGGCCTACAAAGCATTCGGCAATCCGGCTTACCTGCAACGCGCAACAGAGCTGGTCGATTTCGTAAAGAAATATCTGCTGCACGATGATATTCTGTACCGAACCTGCATGGATGGCAAGGTTTCCACCGAAGCTTTTCTGGACGATTATGCTTTTCTGGCTGATGCAATGCTGTCGTTATACGAGGTGACGTTTGACATCCGCCACGTGCAACTTGCCGATAAGCTGACCAATTACGTGCTCCATCATTTTACGGACGAAGAACACCAGCTCTTCTACTACACGTCGGACAAATCGGAGCCTCTCATTGCCCGAAAATACGATTACACCGATAATGTGATACCTTCGTCAAACTCCAGGATGGCGCATGTGCTGTTAAAATTGGGTCGGCTTACCGACAACCTTATTTACCAACAGCGGGCAGAAGTGATGCTGAAAACTATCGGACAGCGCTATATACAAGGCGGAGCCTATTTTGCCAACTGGACGATATTGGCCGGTAAAATCACCCATCCGTCAATTGAGATTGTGGTTACAGGCGAAAATGCACTGTCGGAAGCTCTGCGCTTACAGCAACATTATTTGCCGCTTACTGTGATAGCAGGGGGAGATGATGCAACATTACCGTTATTGAAAGAACGTGCAAACAATAAAGAATTAAGCTTTTACGTTTGCCGGAACAACACCTGCGGATTTCCGGTTCATTCGGTTGAAGAGGCATTGCAATTGCTCAGAAACTGA